One genomic window of Chrysiogenes arsenatis DSM 11915 includes the following:
- the glgA gene encoding glycogen synthase GlgA, with product MKQLQVLFLASEVDPFAKTGGLADVCGALPKALSALKVDVKVVLPLYGSIDRKKYAIQLVSNHCVHMGNCEEWFSLHTTSRDGVDFYFIEFDKFFGRHELYNTKQGEFSDNPFRFAFFGKAALQVARDIGFKPDIIHCNDWQTGLVPAHLAFDNDLFFADTRCIFTIHNIGYQGIFRPQVLAYAGIPLHHFHQGTYESFGAINFLKGAIILSDIVTTVSPTYAREICGPIGSAGMHDILRAKGDRLIGILNGIDTAQWSPATDTRIPKNYTVTSLAGKAVNKAELQRHFLLHDDPNIAVFGFVGRFAQQKGMELLRDAVEQAVVNMACQIVIVGSGETEFERFFGELPRFHPGKIGSHIGYSEDLAHLVEAGSDFFLMPSLYEPCGLNQMYSLAYGTLPVVRATGGLEDTVENYNEVNGTGTGFKFSNISASALYNTMGWAVSTFYDRPAHYRAMQQQAMAQDFGWKRSAQSYYDVYQSLIEKKS from the coding sequence TCCTTTTGCAAAAACCGGTGGCCTTGCCGATGTTTGTGGGGCATTGCCAAAAGCACTCAGCGCACTAAAAGTTGATGTTAAGGTTGTCCTCCCTCTCTATGGGAGTATCGACCGAAAAAAATACGCTATTCAACTCGTTTCAAACCACTGTGTACATATGGGAAATTGCGAAGAATGGTTTTCACTCCATACAACATCGCGTGATGGTGTTGATTTCTACTTCATTGAGTTTGATAAGTTTTTTGGACGCCATGAGTTGTATAACACAAAACAGGGTGAGTTTAGCGATAACCCCTTTCGTTTTGCTTTCTTTGGAAAGGCTGCATTGCAAGTGGCGCGAGATATAGGTTTTAAGCCAGATATTATCCACTGTAACGACTGGCAAACAGGACTTGTGCCAGCTCATTTGGCCTTCGACAATGACCTATTCTTTGCCGACACACGCTGTATATTCACTATTCACAATATCGGCTATCAAGGAATTTTTCGGCCTCAGGTGTTAGCGTACGCCGGAATACCACTCCACCATTTTCATCAGGGAACCTATGAGTCTTTTGGTGCTATCAATTTTTTGAAAGGCGCCATTATTCTTTCGGATATTGTCACAACCGTCAGCCCAACGTATGCCCGCGAAATTTGTGGTCCTATCGGTTCTGCCGGAATGCATGACATTTTGCGCGCCAAAGGGGATCGGTTGATTGGCATTCTCAATGGCATCGATACCGCGCAATGGTCACCAGCCACCGACACCAGAATTCCGAAAAACTATACCGTTACTTCTTTAGCGGGCAAAGCCGTCAATAAAGCAGAATTGCAACGGCACTTTTTACTGCACGATGATCCCAATATCGCTGTTTTTGGCTTTGTGGGGCGCTTCGCGCAACAAAAAGGGATGGAACTCCTGCGTGATGCCGTAGAGCAGGCGGTCGTTAATATGGCGTGCCAAATTGTGATCGTTGGCTCTGGTGAAACTGAGTTTGAGCGGTTCTTTGGCGAGCTACCGCGTTTTCATCCCGGTAAGATCGGATCACATATTGGGTATAGCGAAGATTTGGCTCATTTAGTAGAGGCGGGAAGTGATTTCTTCTTAATGCCTTCGCTGTATGAGCCCTGCGGCTTGAACCAAATGTACAGTCTGGCATACGGCACCCTTCCCGTTGTCCGCGCCACCGGCGGGCTAGAAGATACGGTGGAAAACTACAATGAAGTTAATGGCACCGGAACCGGTTTTAAATTCAGCAATATCAGTGCTAGCGCGCTGTACAACACGATGGGCTGGGCGGTAAGTACGTTTTATGATCGCCCCGCGCATTATCGTGCAATGCAGCAACAAGCGATGGCACAGGATTTTGGTTGGAAACGCTCGGCCCAGTCGTATTACGATGTTTATCAATCGCTTATCGAAAAAAAGTCGTAA